A single Perognathus longimembris pacificus isolate PPM17 chromosome 17, ASM2315922v1, whole genome shotgun sequence DNA region contains:
- the Mpp2 gene encoding LOW QUALITY PROTEIN: MAGUK p55 subfamily member 2 (The sequence of the model RefSeq protein was modified relative to this genomic sequence to represent the inferred CDS: deleted 1 base in 1 codon), which translates to MPVAATNSESAMQQVLDNLGSLPNATGAAELDLIFLRGIMESPIVRSLAKAHERLEETKLEAVRDNNLELVQEILRDLAQLAEQSSTAAELARILQEPHFQSLLETHDSVASKTYETPPPSPGLDPTFSNQPVPPDAVRMVGIRKTAGEHLGVTFRVEGGELVIARILHGGMVAQQGLLHVGDIIKEVNGQPVGSDPRALQELLRSASGSVILKILPSYQEPHLPRQVFVKCHFDYDPARDSLIPCKEAGLRFNAGDLLQIVNQDDANWWQACHVEGGSAGLIPSQLLEEKRKAFVKRDLELTPTSGTLCGSLSGKKKKRMMYLTTKNAEFDRHELLIYEEVARMPPFRRKTLVLIGAQGVGRRSLKNKLIMWDPDRYGTTVPYTSRRPKDSEREGQGYSFVSRGEMEADIRAGRYLEHGEYEGNLYGTRIDSIRGVVAAGKVCVLDVNPQAVKVLRTAEFVPYVVFIEAPDFETLRAMNRAALESGVSTKQLTEADLRRTVEESSRIQRGYGHYFDLSLVNSNLERTFRELQAAMEKLRTEPQWVPVSWVY; encoded by the exons ATGCCTGTTGCTGCCACCAACTCCGAGTCTG CCATGCAGCAAGTCCTGGACAACCTGGGATCCCTCCCCAATGCCACAGGTGCTGCAGAGCTGGACCTGATCTTCCTTCGAGGCATTATGGAAAGCCCCATAGTCAGATCCCTGGCCAAG GCTCATGAGCGACTGGAGGAGACGAAGCTGGAAGCTGTGCGGGACAACAACCTGGAGCTGGTGCAGGAGATCCTGCGGGACCTGGCCCAGCTGGCGGAGCAGAGCAGCACCGCAGCGGAGCTGGCGCGCATCCTCCAGGAGCcgcacttccag TCCCTTCTGGAGACACACGACTCAGTGGCCTCCAAGACTTATgagaccccaccccccagccctggcctggacCCCACATTCAGCAATCAGCCGGTACCTCCAGATGCC GTGCGCATGGTGGGCATCCGCAAGACTGCAGGAGAGCACCTG GGCGTGACATTTCGGGTGGAGGGTGGCGAGTTGGTGATCGCACGCATCCTGCACGGGGGCATGGTGGCCCAGCAAGGCCTGCTGCACGTGGGGGACATCATCAAGGAGGTGAATGGGCAGCCGGTGGGTAGTGATCCCCGGGCGTTGCAGGAGCTCCTGCGCAGTGCCAGTGGCAGCGTCATCCTCAAGATCTTGCCTAGCTACCAGGAGCCCCATCTGCCTCGTCAG GTATTTGTTAAATGCCACTTCGACTATGACCCAGCCCGGGACAGCCTCATTCCCTGCAAGGAAGCAGGGTTGCGTTTCAATGCAGGTGATTTGCTCCAGATTGTAAACCAGGACGATGCTAACTGGTGGCAG GCCTGCCATGTGGAAGGGGGCAGTGCGGGGCTCATTCCCAGCCAGCTGCTGGAGGAGAAGCGGAAGGCATTTGTCAAACGGGACCTGGAGCTGACCCCCACCTCAG GGACCCTATGCGGCAGCCTTtcgggaaagaagaagaaacgaATGATGTATTTGACCACCAAGAATGCAG AGTTTGACCGCCACGAGCTGCTTATTTATGAGGAGGTGGCCCGCATGCCCCCATTCCGCCGGAAAACCCTGGTGCTGATTGGGGCGCAGGGTGTGGGCCGGCGCAGCCTGAAGAACAAGCTCATCATGTGGGATCCGGATCGCTACGGCACCACGGTACCCT ACACATCCCGGCGGCCCAAGGACTCAGAGCGGGAAGGCCAGGGCTATAGTTTTGTGTCCCGTGGAGAGATGGAGGCCGACATCCGTGCTGGGCGCTACTTGGAGCATGGCGAATATGAGGGCAACCTGTACGGCACACGAATCGACTCCATCCGGGGCGTGGTCGCTGCTGGCAAGGTGTGCGTGCTGGATGTCAACCCTCAG GCAGTGAAGGTGCTGAGGACTGCCGAGTTTGTCCCTTATGTGGTGTTCATTGAGGCCCCCGACTTCGAGACCCTGCGGGCCATGAACCGGGCTGCACTGGAGAGTGGGGTGTCCACCAAGCAGCTCACG GAAGCAGACCTGAGACGGACAGTGGAGGAGAGCAGCCGCATCCAGAGGGGCTACGGGCACTACTTCGACCTCAGCCTGGTCAACAGCAACCTCGAGAGGACCTTCCGTGAGCTCCAGGCCGCCATGGAGAAGCTGCGGACGGAGCCCCAGTGGGTGCCCGTCAGCTGGGTGTACTGA
- the Ppy gene encoding pancreatic prohormone, with amino-acid sequence MAAARRCLSLLLLSTCVALLLQPLLGAWGAPLEPVYPGDNATPKQMAQYASDLRRYINMLTRPRYGKRQKEDMLGFGDWDTSHTAAPRGLSPVDL; translated from the exons ATGGCTGCTGCACGTCGCTGCCTGTCCCTGCTACTCCTGTCCACCTGTGTGGCTCTGTTGCTGCAGCCGCTTCTTGGTGCCTGGGGAGCCCCCCTGGAGCCTGTGTACCCAGGTGACAATGCTACACCCAAGCAGATGGCCCAGTATGCAAGCGACCTCCGCAGGTACATCAACATGCTGACCCGGCCTAG GTATGGGAAAAGGCAAAAGGAGGACATGCTGGGCTTTGGGGATTGGGACACCTCTCATACAGCTGCTCCCAG GGGGCTCAGCCCAGTGGATTTGTAG